The Streptomyces sp. NBC_00102 genome segment TTGAAGCGGGAGTCGATCCGCTCGTCGGCGAGCGCGGCGGCGTACCGCTCCGCGACCGTCGCCGCGTCCTCGGCCGCACCGGCCACGGCGGCGCCCGTGGTCCCGTTCCCGGATGTCGCGTCGGCTGCCATGCGGATCCCCTCTCCCTGATTCCTCCGAGCGTTGCATCCTCTGCAACGCTCATTGCGTATGTCGCTCCAGGCTGTCTAACATCCGAGCCGACGCCGGGTCAACGACGAGCCGGCGGAGCAGCGGGCCGGTCGACACTGGCCGGCGGCCGGACCAGTGACCAGCGAGGAGCCCAGGTGCCCGGAACCGGAGCGGGAACGGGAACGGCCGACCCGGCGGACGCCGTCGCGAGCGCGACCCACGCCGACGGCACCGGCATCGACGTCGTCTGCCTCGGCGAGTCGATGGTGACCTTCCTGCCCACCGAACCCGGCCGCCTCGCCGACGTACCCGCCTTCCTGCGCGGAATCGGCGGCGCCGAGTCCAACGTCGCCTGCGCCCTGGCCGGAGCCGGACACCGTACGGCCTGGGTCGGCCGGGTCGGCGAGGACGGCTTCGGCGACCACCTGGTCGACACCATCGCCGGACACGGGGTCGACACCTCCGCCGTCCGGCGCGACCCCGACCGCCCCACCGGCGTCTACTTCCGCACCGCCGCCGACCGCGCCGACACGCACCACGAGGTCGCCTACTACCGCGCCGGGTCCGCCGCCTCCGCGATGTCCCCGCACAACGCCCCGTACGACGCGCTCTTCGCCGGCCGCGTCCTCCACCTCTCCGGCATCACCGCCGCGCTCTCCGACGACTGCCTCGCCCTGCTGCGCACCCTCACCGCCGACCGCCCCGGCCGCCCCCTGGTCTCCTTCGACATCAACCACCGCCCCCGCCTCTGGCGCGGACACCCCGCCGGCCCCGGAGTCCTGCGCGACCTGGCACGCGGCGCCGACCTCGTGTTCGTCGGCGAGGACGAGGCGGCGGAGGCCTGGGGCGTGCACGGACCCGAAGCCATCCGCGCCGCCCTGCCGGAACCCACCGTCCTCGTCGTCAAACACGGCGCGGACGGCGCCACCGTCCTCGCCCGCCCCGAAGGCACCCCGCCCGGCCCCGGAACCGACGAGACCACCGTCGTCCCCGCGCTCCGCGTCGACGTGGTCGCCGCCGTGGGCGCCGGGGACGCCTTCGCCGCGGGCTTCCTCTCCGCCACCCTGCGCGGACTGCCCGTACGCGACCGCGCCCGCCACGGCCACCTGATGGCCGCCGCCGTCCTCACCGTCCCCGGCGATCTCACCCGCCCCCCGGCCCGCGCCCACGCCGACCGGCTCGCCGCGCTGGACGACGAGGACTGGGGGAGACTGCGACTCGGCCCCGGATGGACCGGGCGCACGGCAGCCGGGCGCGACTTCGCGCACTCGGCCGAAGGAGCAGCCGGATGAGCCAGACCGTCGACCGCGCGCTCAGCATCCTGCCGCTGCTCGCCGAGGGCCCCGCCGACCTGGGCGGCGTCGCCGACCGGCTCGGCGTCCACAAGTCCACCGCCCTGAGGCTGCTGCGCACCCTGCGCGAACACGGGCTCGTCTACCGCCAGGAGGACCAGCGCTACCGGCTCGGCGCCCGCCTCTTCGCCCTCGCCCAGGAAGCCGTCGAGAACCTCGACGTCCGCGAGATCGCCCACCCGCACCTGGTCGACCTCAACGAACAGTGCGGCCACACCGTCCACCTCGCCGTGTACGAGGAGGGCGAGGTCCTCTACATCGACAAGGTGGACAGCCGCTACCCGGTCCGGATGTACTCGCGCATCGGCAAGACCGTCGCCATGTCCGTCGCCGCCGTCGCCAAACTCCTCCTCGCCGACCTTCCCGAACCTGAGCGCCGGGCCGTCGCCGAACGGCTCGACTACCCCTCGTACACGTCCCGTTCGACACCCAACGCCGCGGCCTTCCTCCGCGAACTCGCCGTCGTCCGCGAACAGGGCTGGGCCACCGACCTCGGCGGCCACGAGGAGTCCATCAACTGCGTCGGCGCCCCGGTCCGGGGGGCCGACGGACGCGTGGTCGCCGCGATGTCGGTCTCCGCGCCGAACGTCCTGGTCACCGCCGAGGAACTCCTCGCCCTGCTGCCGCTGCTGCGCCGCACCGCCGACGCCATCAGCCGGGAGTACTCGGGCACGGCCGTATCCCCGCCGTAGAGAGCCCCCGGGCGCCCTGCGTACCGATACACACCGCGATTCCGCATCCCTGTACGTCACCGTATTTCTGTACACCGCACAGTCGAAGGACACCCCATGACCGAGAAGACCGCCCTCATCCCCAGCACCCACACCACCCCGCCCGCGAAGTTCTCGCACGGCGTGAAGAAGGGGAACATCCTCCAGGTCGCCGGCCAGGTCGGCTTCCTCCCGGCGGTCGAGGGCCAGGCCCCGACCCCGGCGGGCCCGACCCTGCGCGAGCAGACCCTCCAGACCTTCGCCAATGTCAAGGCGATCCTGGAGGAGGGCGGCGCCGGCTGGGACGACG includes the following:
- a CDS encoding sugar kinase, yielding MDVVCLGESMVTFLPTEPGRLADVPAFLRGIGGAESNVACALAGAGHRTAWVGRVGEDGFGDHLVDTIAGHGVDTSAVRRDPDRPTGVYFRTAADRADTHHEVAYYRAGSAASAMSPHNAPYDALFAGRVLHLSGITAALSDDCLALLRTLTADRPGRPLVSFDINHRPRLWRGHPAGPGVLRDLARGADLVFVGEDEAAEAWGVHGPEAIRAALPEPTVLVVKHGADGATVLARPEGTPPGPGTDETTVVPALRVDVVAAVGAGDAFAAGFLSATLRGLPVRDRARHGHLMAAAVLTVPGDLTRPPARAHADRLAALDDEDWGRLRLGPGWTGRTAAGRDFAHSAEGAAG
- a CDS encoding RidA family protein, which gives rise to MTEKTALIPSTHTTPPAKFSHGVKKGNILQVAGQVGFLPAVEGQAPTPAGPTLREQTLQTFANVKAILEEGGAGWDDVMMMRVYLTDVDHFAEMNEIYNAYFEEQGLKAPAAARTTVYVGLPKGLLIEIDALAVLG
- a CDS encoding IclR family transcriptional regulator; translated protein: MSQTVDRALSILPLLAEGPADLGGVADRLGVHKSTALRLLRTLREHGLVYRQEDQRYRLGARLFALAQEAVENLDVREIAHPHLVDLNEQCGHTVHLAVYEEGEVLYIDKVDSRYPVRMYSRIGKTVAMSVAAVAKLLLADLPEPERRAVAERLDYPSYTSRSTPNAAAFLRELAVVREQGWATDLGGHEESINCVGAPVRGADGRVVAAMSVSAPNVLVTAEELLALLPLLRRTADAISREYSGTAVSPP